From a region of the Alosa sapidissima isolate fAloSap1 chromosome 9, fAloSap1.pri, whole genome shotgun sequence genome:
- the LOC121719259 gene encoding transcription factor Sp6-like, with product MAHPYEPWPRTAPPGGGSADDMNVSSWWDLHPGAGSWMDLPPGPGVGLSGMSQGGPMGLQSALGPYCHEAQLCSLPPAQLGLTPHPHLFSQDGFKMEPLGPPELLQQQQQQQQQQQQQQQQLYTMEEPQEGATSVPRPKSQRRSGSRASGQAVCRCPNCVHAEQLGSQSGGGEDGRLRKHMHNCHIPGCGKAYAKTSHLKAHLRWHSGDRPFVCNWLFCGKRFTRADELQKHMQSHTGAKKFSCAVCTRVFMRNDHLTKHMRTHESLAAREEKNTPLDALGSPPSPHGAPATADGAEVPRKLKSEPDAGLGSMSGQAGKLS from the coding sequence atgGCCCATCCATATGAGCCCTGGCCAAGGACAGCTCCCCCTGGTGGTGGCAGCGCCGATGACATGAACGTATCGTCCTGGTGGGACCTCCACCCGGGGGCCGGGAGTTGGATGGACCTGCCGCCGGGCCCCGGGGTCGGGCTGTCGGGGATGAGCCAGGGGGGCCCCATGGGCCTCCAGTCGGCGCTGGGACCATACTGCCACGAGGCCCAGCTGTGCAGCTTGCCTCCCGCCCAGCTTGGCCTGACCCCCCACCCGCACCTCTTTTCCCAGGACGGCTTCAAGATGGAGCCCCTCGGACCTCCAGAGCTGcttcaacagcagcaacagcagcaacagcagcagcagcaacagcaacagcagctgtACACAATGGAGGAGCCGCAAGAGGGCGCCACTTCTGTACCTCGACCAAAGTCCCAGCGGCGATCGGGCTCACGGGCGTCTGGTCAGGCTGTGTGCCGGTGCCCGAACTGCGTTCATGCCGAGCAGCTGGGCAGTCAGTCTGGCGGTGGCGAGGACGGGCGCCTGCGCAAGCACATGCACAACTGCCACATCCCGGGCTGCGGCAAGGCCTACGCCAAAACGTCGCACCTGAAGGCACACCTGCGCTGGCACAGCGGCGACCGGCCGTTCGTCTGCAACTGGCTGTTCTGCGGCAAGCGCTTCACGCGCGCCGACGAGCTGCAGAAGCACATGCAGTCGCACACGGGCGCCAAGAAGTTCAGCTGCGCCGTCTGCACGCGCGTCTTCATGCGCAACGACCACCTCACCAAGCACATGCGGACGCACGAATCGCTCGCCGCCAGGGAGGAAAAAAACACTCCTTTGGACGCCCTTGGATCCCCGCCCTCCCCTCACGGGGCCCCTGCAACGGCGGACGGTGCTGAGGTCCCTCGCAAGCTCAAGAGTGAGCCGGACGCCGGCCTGGGCTCAATGTCGGGACAGGCGGGCAAACTGAGCTAA
- the LOC121719258 gene encoding uncharacterized protein LOC121719258, with protein MENHGTSGEASTPETHPDVQPSEGGLLMAPTRKMPEELSPLTDYLTDLTEQEWVAFSQATADPVTKAQFLKLCVNLVQHVTMSSMNAVVPALIKLLTVDPQQFLTCSETHYCLLDLETAGPSLRWSDEGRHVTVLNNAMLMKASTEGSSGQTQEVTRTPDSRRSAEERSQQISFLDQFGITEEGIRQSVQATLKELNVVGCPSATEELTHSIVREAMVWVNTSLAEFKKAASSEPGSSALHEIFNAEEFVEKVSIKLDSRRSAEDARQSLLCWKRCSDACPSEEDLDPVLSSTVSDSMTVIIDTIESSLNEQDEDDCKNKPDKNLFSSIRQAVKAFACQSASLSEVSFYDEENQGDHIECISQVTLDSLFSSAVQPGKRPFSFDDFRLKANKAVRSVLVIKMKNFDSVPPSYTHVCATDTPASVDAPRSKTEHSPEPYWKPVEEAASLVIENFVEEIKAIAQSAECVDENEETAVETQPDDASSIEKMEPNAEKNPALLAAKKIFAKVQKTLEDFFIQLPTELHLHQAISAPSSDEVSDQNPQEPGEDPTQDFTQMASCRNEQLPQARTVSHLQLHQVQSEAAQSGHSALSQPDLDTCTRNVLKGVIASYHKQKEAAQPEETSLDPSTTPNDYVRNVISQLSNITSSSIEDSLSIVCIQNLSSSTFQRNAFDAVVDVLVTSVQSNGTLRPFVSSDNIEESAEPENDTCASSLPQEAEIENANAAASEIVDQFEKDLRKCIESLQSLRITNQSDMGSMEPLGTLRSTKEIPKQEFTSAASKVYHSVQVKVREIFAQLSFQRKWPYTRLEETSSKDYISDLSKGNAARSGSLDVTEVMPETTDLEDCTKEVMGELIMSVKEQIAEDQMSCTEGKTPTSGSYLAGNIMLEIENNFVYTSSPSMQSSANRQCSAELVLPITEIMQKLSSEDIQTKAVKQVSQVLLNSAKSSGTASSLPTESTASDLVGTVVEGIQTLFQSTSYNAMDNTISDSKGKSQGGSSVLLNKSQVGKEASKVKIWSVTREIFESLRRKVKDFITNSQLHESKVEEKVCAKQAISNVLVCIQEEVPNSGMWGTDSEHLHLFHNTINTMLQSLGDMDVQRPTSASSSVRKGKHSPLPQETLLGVVLTSSESPFPYMDGESLRDTMVDVVKVVLEKVDDGEASLSYAQGLTSVARSLERSLSSSSVNSFSHDLIDQIYGLFMRSNNSTPRQCVSDSALLKHEHEKASGMLTASEILQLYIEESVKHLFLPCFKLPSPWDGVKGGSQQQAQTSISCPSSLTDVASDTQGKMAATKSPPQILSDTVGLVVEMMVKEVMSGLTRALSPNSDLEAVEETSHSSNLRATKSFSSKLAEPQMSAGTSEGVQITPWPKAFPMDTDDYTGLVTILVVQLLTKINYGWFSYDMVSKAGELINKVVAAFSASSGISATEPYPEDIREHRIYRAVYSNLLTEFGSETDLLKAMESNRPSFQTSIVTSLTKELLQICDTQPVKGKGERGIFQKLNIGGKNVPSQSRKQWHSSNKDQSALSTTALMASANMSSSSETPLIEQSSRHSEKSRDARMPKKHCCFIKIFSALRGETS; from the exons ATGGAGAACCATGGCACATCTGGTGAAG CCTCTACTCCAGAGACTCACCCTGATGTCCAGCCCTCAGAGGGAGGTCTTCTGATGGCACCCACCAGAAAGATGCCTGAGGAGCTTTCACCTCTCACAGACTACCTGACCGATCTAACGGAGCA GGAATGGGTGGCCTTCTCTCAGGCAACCGCCGACCCT GTCACAAAGGCACAGTTTTTGAAACTGTGCGTGAACCTGGTGCAGCATGTGACCATGAGCTCAATGAACGCGGTCGTCCCCGCGCTCATAAAGCTGCTGACAGTGGACCCGCAGCAATTCCTGACCTGTTCAGAGACGCACTACTGCCTTTTAGATTTGGAAACAGCCGGCCCATCGCTCAGATGGAGTGACGAGGGACGGCACGTCACAGTGCTCAATAATGCCATGCTGATGAAGGCTAGTACAGAAGGGAGCAGTGGTCAGACTCAGGAAGTGACCCGAACACCTGACTCTCGCCGCTCTGCTGAGGAGAG GTCCCAGCAGATCTCATTCCTAGATCAGTTTGGCATCACAGAGGAAGGCATCCGACAGAGTGTCCAGGCAACCTTAAAGGAGCTCAACGTGGTGGGCTGCCCATCAGCCACTGAAGAGTTGACCCATTCCATTGTAAGGGAAGCTATGGTATGGGTGAACACTAGTCTAGCTGAGTTCAAAAAGGCAGCTTCCAGTGAACCAGGGAGCTCAGCCCTTCATGAGATCTTCAACGCTGAGGAGTTTGTCGAGAAGGTCAGCATTAAGCTGGATAGTCGGAGAAGTGCGGAGGATGCAAGGCAGTCCCTTCTCTGCTGGAAGAGGTGCTCTGATGCATGCCCTTCTGAGGAAGACCTGGACCCAGTTCTGTCCTCAACAGTGAGTGACTCAATGACAGTCATCATTGACACTATCGAGTCGAGCTTAAATGAACAGGATGAGGATGACTGTAAGAACAAACCTGACAAAAACCTGTTTTCGTCTATCAGGCAGGCTGTGAAAGCCTTTGCATGCCAGAGTGCGTCTCTGTCTGAAGTTTCATTTTATGACGAAGAAAACCAGGGGGATCATATTGAGTGTATTTCACAAGTAACACTGGACAGTCTGTTCAGTTCAGCTGTTCAGCCAGGAAAGCGACCATTTTCCTTTGATGATTTCCGTCTGAAGGCCAACAAGGCTGTGAGAAGTGTTCTGGTCATTAAAATGAAGAATTTTGACTCTGTTCCCCCAAGTTATACGCATGTCTGTGCCACTGATACCCCTGCCTCTGTAGACGCCCCAAGAAGTAAAACCGAGCATTCACCAGAACCCTATTGGAAACCTGTTGAGGAGGCTGCCTCACTGGTCATTGAGAACTTTGTGGAAGAGATTAAGGCAATCGCGCAATCAGCAGAATGTGTGGATGAAAACGAGGAAACAGCAGTTGAGACTCAACCTGATGATGCCTCAAGTATCGAGAAGATGGAGCCTAATGCTGAGAAGAACCCAGCCCTGTTGGCAGCGAAAAAAATCTTTGCTAAAGTCCAGAAAACGCTGGAGGACTTCTTCATACAACTACCCACTGAGCTGCATCTGCACCAAGCTATTTCTGCTCCCAGCAGTGACGAAGTCTCTGACCAAAATCCCCAGGAACCAGGTGAAGATCCTACCCAGGACTTCACTCAAATGGCTAGCTGTCGCAATGAGCAGCTACCTCAGGCCAGGACAGTTAGCCATCTGCAACTCCACCAGGTACAAAGTGAAGCAGCGCAGTCTGGTCACAGTGCTCTAAGTCAACCTGACCTTGACACCTGCACACGCAATGTGCTAAAAGGAGTAATAGCTTCTTACCATAAGCAGAAAGAGGCCGCTCAGCCAGAGGAGACATCACTCGATCCATCAACAACGCCCAATGATTATGTACGGAATGTAATCTCCCAGCTGAGTAATATCACCTCCTCCTCAATTGAGGACTCGCTCTCCATTGTGTGCATTCAGAATCTGTCAAGCTCCACATTTCAGAGGAATGCTTTTGACGCCGTTGTGGATGTGCTTGTCACGTCAGTCCAGAGCAACGGCACTCTCCGGCCTTTTGTGTCCAGTGACAACATAGAGGAAAGTGCCGAGCCAGAGAATGACACGTGTGCCTCCTCTCTGCCACAGGAGGCAGAGATTGAAAATGCAAATGCTGCTGCCTCGGAAATTGTCGACCAGTTTGAAAAAGACCTGCGAAAGTGTATCGAGTCGCTCCAGTCGCTCAGAATCACAAACCAAAGTGACATGGGCTCTATGGAACCCCTGGGGACTCTGAGGAGCACAAAGGAAATCCCTAAGCAAGAATTTACCTCTGCTGCCTCAAAAGTATATCACAGTGTGCAAGTTAAGGTGAGAGAGATTTTTGCCCAGTTGTCCTTTCAGAGGAAATGGCCCTATACACGTTTGGAGGAAACGTCTTCAAAGGATTACATATCTGACCTATCAAAAGGCAATGCTGCCCGATCTGGCTCTCTGGATGTTACAGAGGTTATGCCAGAGACAACTGACCTGGAAGACTGCACTAAGGAAGTAATGGGAGAGCTTATTATGTCTGTTAAAGAGCAAATAGCAGAAGACCAGATGTCTTGCACTGAAGGAAAGACACCAACATCAGGGAGTTACCTGGCAGGGAACATCATGCTGGAAATCGAAAACAACTTTGTGTACACATCTAGTCCTTCAATGCAGAGTTCAGCCAACAGACAATGTTCTGCTGAATTAGTCCTTCCGATAACTGAAATAATGCAGAAACTCTCAAGCGAGGACATTCAGACAAAAGCAGTGAAACAAGTGAGCCAGGTTTTACTCAACTCAGCCAAAAGCAGTGGAACAGCCTCCTCCCTGCCAACAGAGTCAACTGCATCTGATCTCGTTGGCACTGTCGTTGAAGGCATTCAGACTCTGTTTCAGTCCACATCATACAATGCAATGGATAACACCATTTCTGATAGCAAAGGGAAAAGCCAGGGAGGTTCATCTGTTTTGCTTAACAAGTCTCAGGTTGGGAAGGAGGCTTCTAAGGTTAAAATCTGGTCAGTCACAAGAGAGATATTTGAAAGCCTACGGAGGAAGGTGAAAGATTTTATCACCAATTCCCAGCTGCATGAATCTAAGGTCGAAGAGAAGGTATGTGCAAAACAAGCCATTAGCAATGTGCTCGTTTGCATTCAGGAAGAAGTTCCGAATTCTGGAATGTGGGGAACTGATTCTGAGCATCTCCATTTGTTTCATAACACGATAAACACAATGCTACAAAGTCTGGGAGACATGGACGTGCAGAGGCCTACTTCAGCTTCCTCCTCTGTTCGAAAGGGCAAGCACTCACCTTTGCCTCAAGAGACTTTACTTGGGGTAGTGCTCACCTCTTCCGAAAGCCCTTTCCCTTACATGGATGGCGAATCTCTTCGGGATACCATGGTTGACGTTGTGAAAGTCGTACTGGAGAAAGTTGATGACGGGGAGGCTTCTTTGTCATATGCCCAAGGTCTTACCTCGGTTGCACGAAGCCTTGAGAGATCGTTGTCCAGCAGCAGTGTCAACTCATTTTCCCATGACCTCATTGATCAGATCTATGGTCTTTTCATGAGGAGCAACAACTCAACTCCGAGACAGTGTGTCTCAGATTCTGCACTTTTGAAGCACGAGCATGAGAAAGCGTCAGGGATGCTAACTGCCTCTGAAATACTTCAACTCTACATTGAGGAGAGTGTCAAACATCTTTTTCTCCCCTGTTTCAAACTTCCTTCCCCTTGGGATGGGGTTAAGGGAGGCTCACAGCAACAAGCCCAGACCTCAATCTCTTGCCCAAGCAGCCTAACTGACGTAGCATCAGACACTCAGGGCAAAATGGCCGCTACGAAGTCCCCACCACAAATCCTGAGTGACACAGTGGGCCTCGTCGTTGAAATGATGGTGAAAGAGGTCATGAGTGGTCTGACCCGGGCACTGAGCCCAAACAGTGATCTGGAGGCAGTTGAAGAAACATCTCATTCATCAAATTTGAGAGCAACAAAGAGCTTCAGTTCAAAGCTCGCAGAACCACAGATGAGTGCTGGGACCAGTGAAGGTGTCCAAATCACCCCATGGCCAAAGGCCTTTCCCATGGACACGGATGACTACACTGGCCTTGTGACTATACTGGTTGTTCAACTGTTGACAAAGATAAACTATGGATGGTTCTCCTATGACATGGTCAGCAAAGCCGGGGAACTCATAAACAAGGTTGTTGCTGCGTTCAGTGCCTCTTCTGGCATTTCAGCAACAGAACCCTATCCTGAAGATATTAGAGAGCACAGGATCTACAGGGCTGTCTACAGCAATCTCCTCACCGAGTTTGGATCTGAAACGGATCTCCTGAAAGCCATGGAGTCCAATCGCCCATCGTTTCAGACGTCCATAGTCACATCACTTACTAAGGAGCTTCTACAGATATGTGACACACAACCTGTGAAGGGGAAAGGAGAGCGTGGGATCTTCCAGAAGCTCAACATTGGTGGGAAG AATGTCCCATCACAGAGCAGAAAACAGTGGCATTCCTCCAACAAGGATCAGAGTGCTCTCTCCACCACTGCTCTCATGG CTTCAGCCAATATGTCTTCATCCAGTGAAACCCCACTGATTGAGCAATCATCTAGACACTCAGAGAAAAGCAGAGATGCCCGGATGCCTAAGAAACATTGCTGTTTTATCAAAATATTCTCTGCCCTGAGAGGGGAGACATCTTAG